A window of Clupea harengus chromosome 24, Ch_v2.0.2, whole genome shotgun sequence genomic DNA:
TTCCCAGTGAGGGACATGGAAAAGTGtgtgaaggggggaaaaaagtaaagaagaagaagaaaaagagaaccaAATATAAACCAAATTAAGCCAGTCAAATTTAGGACATCCGGAAGACCAGAGTCTAACTCCAGACTAGGAACTTGAACTGCCCTGACTGTAGTAATAATGAGATACTCTCGTTGCAAGTGATGTTTGtaccaaaaacaaaccaaattaAAACCCATACTCAAACATGACCCCAAATTGGGGCCTTGTCAATCAAGCCATCTGGGTCCAGGATCTCCTGACCAGATCAGTCAGAACTTAAAGAAGAGGCCAAACCAGCCAACCTCAGATTGTCCAATCCAGGAACCCCCACTGTAAGCACCGTAGCCCTGCTGAACTACACTGGAAAGTCCCATTCATGTCAAACAAGGGGATAACCCTCCCTCTAAATCAAATCAGGACAGGTATTCTCCAAGACATCCCAGTCTCGATCAAACCGATCGTCCAAAGTCAGGTTAAAAAGAATTGTCCTCGTCGTCCACTCCGcttagctctctctgtcttttccaaaAAACAGTCGTCTCCCACGTCTCTCCCACGTCTCTCCCATGTCTCTCCTTtgtccacctctccctctctcacacaaacacacactttctttcactctctctagtCCAGGAACTTGTGGGTGTCTCCATACATCCAGCGCTTGGGTGGCAGCGCCGCCTCGTTCAGGTGTCCGCAGTCGTCGCTGCAGCGGCACGACTGGACGAACATGACCGCCCGCTCCACGCGCTCGCCGCCCTGGCACTGGAAGGGCACGAGGACGGTGCGGGCGCGCGTGGGCTGGCAGCAGCGCCCGTCGACGCACACGCCGCAGTAGTTGGGCCGGTAGAGGCGGACGCTGCGGCAGCCGGCGTAGGAGAAGCGGACGGGCTCGGGGGACTTCCGGGTGCGGCtgcacttctttcctttctgcatgggtggaggagagagagagaggggtggaggagagagagagagagagagggaggggtgggggagagagagagagagaggggggggggggggagagagagagagaggggtgagggagagagagagcaagaggggggtgggatggtggagaaagagagagaggggtgagggagagagatagcaaGAGGGGGCAGAAAAGGGAGTGAAAGGTGGAGAGATAAAAGAGGGTAATGcaagggtggaggagagggggtagAAGAGTgttgggggaggagagagtgatgacagggtgaagagagaggaagagaagagcgaaggggaaaagagggaggggaggggataaGAGAGGGTgatgacagaggaagagagaagggggttaAGTCAGAGAAGGGGTGAGAAGAGTGAACgagaggagtgagggatgaGGGTTGAAGGAAATGAAGGTGggacagagaaatgagagagggagagagacggggatgaagagacagacagggagaacagagaaaaaaaagatctcaaTATTGTTCCCATGCAACAAGACATTATATTGGGAatgttcatgtttatgtgtCTATAAAACCCAAGAATAACTAGCTGGAATAACAAACTGGTTGGGGCTGGAACAGCTGAGCTGTGCTGCTTCTTACATAACACCGTTGGGCAACACTGGCACTAAAACATAATAGTGCAACAAAATATTATATTGCCTATCATTGTCGTCCAAACACTTGCCTACTGCATCATGAAAAAGCCTTATATTGCCTTTCATAGCTGTCCACAAATCTGCCCAGAGTTTCATCTgcctttaaaggagttgtccttgattataatgtattacattttttggGAAAATTCAGTTCCTCTTCTCCAATTCAACTCTTCTCACGCTGTCCATTCTGTATGctctataaaaataaaaaaaacccactGGTGTTCGCGCACAGTCCTGGCACTGTAAAGGGGAAGCAAACcaagtggctcggaccgaacCAAAtgctattccagccaatcagcaacaaAGGACCCAACATGTGCTACAACACTGCTTCAGGGACACTGAAGGAAGGGGTGtatttaattggctgttgagctcatatGTCAACAACCATTCTCCAGCATtaaggactacacctttaaagcAGTCAAAtacactctgtgtgtggagaTAACCATTCTCCAGCATTAAGGACCACCCCTTTAAAGCAGTCAAAtacactctgtgtgtggagaTAACCATTCTCCAGCATTAAGGACCACCCCTTTAAAGCAGTCAAAtacactctgtgtgtggagaTAACCATTCTCCAGCATTAAGGACCACCCCTTTAAAGCAGGGTGGTAGAGGGAACCCCCTCCCTTCGGGCTGGTGCCCCGGGGCGatgtctccacacacagagtccCTGGATCACAACACACAGTTGCCGTTATTCTAGCTACTGCACGGCCCATTGAGTTCCAATCCAGGCAGGTTTGTTCAGAGTCAGTCTCAGTGCTCCCAGGCCTGAGAaccagaggagtggaggggggaaggggggggggggggggggggggggggtggcaggctGACTGCGTGCCCAGAGAGAGGCACTCGGAGATGGGCACTGTTCTGGAATGCGTTGGGGGTGGTGGTATTttggtgtgtgaaaaagagagagagagagagagacagagttagaAAGAGGATGACGGggaagtgcgtgtgtgagaatatgtgtctgcgtgtgagagagagagtgtatgtgtgtgtatgagagagagtgtatgtatgtgagtgtctgtgtctgtctgtgtgtgtctatttgtgtgtgtgtgtgtgtgtgtgtgtgtgtgtgtgtgtgtgtgtgtgtgtgaaaaggggggttgggggtatgAGGGGGGGATTTGTTATATTTAAATGGACATCAACAGGAACGACTGGATCAACTAGTTCCCCATGTGCTATTTCTACACCCTACAACAGCGTTGATATTTTTAAATATAGGAAGAAAACTAGATTAGATTTAGATAATTTATACTGACATATACattaatatctatatatatatagaagcCTAGTTGTGATGGTAATAACCGCTATAGTGGCTATTAAAGGGgaggtagtagtagtagtagtttttAGCGACTGGGAAGAGAGATATGACAGATATGATAGGGGCAGTGAGTGACAGGAAGAAAAATAACCGTGCAGCATTCCTGTTGCTGGGGTAACGGGGCTCAAATGCACTGCGACACACAGGTCACATTAGTTAACATCGTCACTCAGATGCACTGGGACACACAGGTCACATTAGTTAACATCGTCACTCAGATGCACTGGGACACACAGGTTACATTAGTTAACATCGTCACTTCGATAGCAGAGTGTGCTAAGCGCTAACGGTTATGTGGCTCTCCCTCAACAAGTTAATGTGCTTTTTATCGTGCTAGCATGGCCCCCAGggttttgtgttattttatatTAGGTGTAcattatatgtttattttagAGTATACCCAAGTGAGTAATAAATAGCATAAATGACACTATATATTACATgctacacccctctctctcatgcctaCCCTGAACcgatccctaaccctaacctctaACACAGCTTGAAACGAGATGGAACAGCATGACACTTTTTACTAAGAACTAAGGACACACTTGTTAGGCTCAGACACACTGGGACATACCGGTTACACTGCTAAACATCCCCACTCCAATAGCAAAGTGTGCTAAGCGCTAGGGGTGATGACTTTGCACCCGAAGAAGCTAATGTGTCCTTTATGGGGTAACTTGTCCGACACAGATAGTTTTACAACTtagaactcccccccccccctgccccctagGTCCTTTTGTGAATGTGCTTGAAAGGGCAGGGGAAGGAGATCGGAGTAGGTTGGTAGAGGCTTTCAGTGGAAAAGATCTGACTCTAATCTGGCCTGAATCTGGCCCTAAAGTGGCTCTGATCCGGCACTAATTTGGCCCTAAAGTGGCTCTGATCCGGCACTAATCTGGCCCTAAAGTGACCCTGATCCGGCACTAATCTGGCCCTAAagtggctctgatctggcacGAATCTGGCCCTAAAGTGACCCTGGTCCGGACCCATTCCAGAGTCAGGTTTCCCCCAGACCTGAACCGAAGAGTTGAGAAGAACTCAGTCAGGTGGTCCACTACACAAATGGGTGTGGTAgaatagagtctgttctgttctgaaaacagtcatgtgatcatgtgatTATGGTCCATTGTGACCCAAGCCAAGGTAAGCACCACaagattctttttttcctgttcaaATCTGTGGCCAATCATTGCTGCTAACCGttttcacaaactcaacacACCTCCCTATTGGCTGGCGGACAGTTCTTACCTTGGGGGGAATATCCAGCGAGCTGCAGGGCCGGATGTTGCAAAGACGGGTCTCCTTCTGCAGCTTGCACTGGGCGTTGCCATTGGTGATGCGGGAGGAGACGCCCATCCCGCAGCTGCTGGAGCACGCCGACCAGTCTGTGGTCTGGACCACACACCTCTGAGCAGGACTCCACactaggagggagagagcagcgagagatggagagagaaagagagagattgagagggagagagaggaagagatagagagagagagagggagagagaggaagagatggagagagagagagaggggaagagaaggagagagagagagagtgcaatgagagtgggagaaagagagaaagatggagagagagagatggaaagagagagagagattgagagagactttgacttttaaCATCCCTAACTAGTGAATACATTCACCATgaagagcagagagtagagaagatcagtacatacagtacaagCAAGTCCATTTAAACAtacaaggtttgtgtgtgtgtgtgtgtgtgtgtgtgtgtgtgtgtgagagagtgagagtaagtgggagagacagagatagtgaAAAAAAGCcatgaaagaaagaaggagattTAGTAGAAggagatttatttatttcaagccTTTCATGCTATTCCCCAGACTACAAAAGCTCCCCTTGAAACAGAACATTAGAGACAAATTAGTCTTAATTACATTAAAGCGCAGTTAAAACTTCATGTGATATTACTTAGGCAAAACTGGAATCATGGCTTTCCAACATATGGTTACTATTTGAAATAATACTAAATGCGATTATTcatgaatataatataatgcGATTAGACATTCATAATTCACACTGAGCTCCCCTATAATGCTATGCTCGTAACCCTGCCTCAGTGCCAAGTCCTGTCTGCCCTTATCATGCCATTCGgcctagggctgaacgatttgggaaaataatctaattgcgattttttaccaaaatattgcgattgcgatttaatatgcgatttttttttttatcctctttttttcccaacaaaacgtaatgaatgattcaaatatgaccaacacaatattagatacatttagtgtaaaatattctttcccacattttacattttcatttaactgctcattacagaaacaagaacaacaaatcggtggctttgccactgtgcattttagtaatttaataaagtcattttaagtataaacactaggcatgcactttttaaacactctgtgcaaaatgtaccatcttaaaaaaaaaaatgatttttttttttttagaccacgttttttaatcgcgaacgttgcggttagaaaatcgcgttctatcatatcgcgattaaatcgcaaatgcaattaatcgttcagccctaattcgGCCTATTCGACTGAACCGCCATGGTGCCGCACCTTTAGGCCAATGCCTGAACAGTGTACAGTGAACCAAAAGTACTCCACTCAACCAGACCAGTTGAATAGAAAAAAGTCCTTGGTGGAGTACAACAGCGTGATCACCAAAGAGAAGCCAACTGTGCCGTGCTGCTTTGTAACAGGATATGTCTGAAGGCACCATTTTGATTGATCACGTGATCTTTGTGCACTGAGCTACACAATAGTTTATCTCCGTGCAGAAAGGGCCAGGTGTTGGACGGGAAAGTGGTGTAGCCCCAGTCATCACCACGAAAAGACTACACTACCCATGATGCCTTACTCACCTGGCAGATGCTTGTAGCCCTGCTCGTCTGCCCAGTTCACCACCCTGTCTGCCACGTTGTTGCTCACTCTATTGTCATCCACTCGGTATTGCGTTTGGCTGTGGTCGTCATGGTGAATCTGGTTCTGATGCTGTTTGGGTCTGggcttctgtttctgtttcgGGGGCAGCAGGGGCGGCAGCGCCCCCTTGTGGCACTCCACGCTGAAGCAGCACTGCCCGGGTACGCGGACCAGGCTTGGGTAGGGGCAGTCGGGCGAGGCCAGGGGCAGCTGGTTGGTGCAGAGAGGGGCGCAGCCCACGGCACCGTCCACACAGGTGCACTGGTGTTTGCAGCCCACGCGGAAACCCTCGCCGTTCTGGTACATCCGGCCGCCAAACTCGCAGCTACGGCCCTCCagtttggctgtgtgtatgagagagagagagagagagagagagagagagagagagagagagagacagacagagagagagagagagagagacagagacagagagagatagtgatagGAAGATGGGTAGGGagaaatatgagagagagtgaaagaaagagacagagaaagacattaATAAGAAGATGGGTAGGGagaaatatgagagagagtgaaagaaagagacagagagagagagatagtgatagGAAGATGGGTAGGGagaaatatgagagagagtgaaagaaagagacagagagagagagacagtgataaGAAGATGGGTAGGGagaaatatgagagagagtgaaagaaagagacagagagagagagagatagtgataaGAAGATGGGTAGGGagaaatatgagagagagtgaaagaaagagacagagagagagagagatagtgataaGAAGATGGGTAGGGagaaatatgagagagagtgaaagaaagagacagagagagagagagacagtgataaGAAGATGGGTAGGGagaaatatgagagagagtgaaagaaagagacagagagagagagagacagtgataaGAAGATGGGTAGGGagaaatatgagagagagtgaaagaaagagacagagagagagagagacagtgatagGAAGATGGGTAGGGagaaatatgagagagagtgaaagaaagagacaaagagagagagagacagtgataaGAAGATGGGTAGGGagaaatatgagagagagtgaaagaaagagacagagagagagagagacagtgataaGAAGATGGGTAGGGagaaatatgagagagagtgaaagaaagagacaaagagagagagagacagtgataaGAAGATGGGTAGGGagaaatatgagagagagtgaaagaaagagacagagagagagagatagtgataaGAAGATGGGTAGGGAGATGTGACAGGGAGAAATAGTTAATGTCAATGCCCTATACAGGTGTTTATAGACACTGTTTTTCTCTGAATGTGACCCAACGATGTCCCTACAGAGATGTAACGGCCCTGTGCTGATGAATGTCAATGTCTTCCCATATTGTGTAATGATTGTTTCTTGTAATTATTTGCCAGAACGTCCATATGCCACACCCTATATGCTACCGAACGGAAAACAAGCTGAGAGCAACGTGACCAGAGTGTGTTGCACGTGAGACAACATGAGAAGACTGTGCGGCATGGAATCAAAAATGGCCGCCTCCCTGTCCGGTAACCATAACAATCTGCCATAACATTCCAAACAGCGGGTCAAACCGCCCACCCTAGAGAAAACCCACACCACCACGGCCTGACCGGTGACGCCTTTGGGACTCCTCAAATGCACGAGCAAAGTGTTACCttacagcatttgtgtgtgttctcaaaaTGTCTGCCACATGTGAGtgtggctccacacacacacacacacacacacacacacacacacacacacacacacacactcccaggcaTGGTTCTGGCATGTCAGTCATGGCGTTTCAGTGTTCGTAGCGTGACCCACCACCCGAGGGCTCCTTCCACCAGGGCTCCTGTGACGCAGACACAACCCCCCCGAACACTggaacccccacacacacgtgcacagcaGGCCCGTCGCCGGGGGTCAAAGGTTAATGAAAGGGCAGTGTCAGGGGAAGTGAACGGGAGCTGTGTCAGCTTGACATCtgatcccaccacacacacacacacacaccacacacacaccatacaccacacacaccatacacctcAGCTGAAGCCAGTGTGAAGGGGACACAGGGAagggtttttttggggggggggggggtctattcTCAGCGTGCCTGTCTAGCCCCCGGTGGCGTCGCGGCCTGTACTCTAAAAATAAGATATAGATAGAAAATAGATAGAAAaaatccccctctcttcttccagtCTCTAAGCGTGTAAATAGCATCTTTACAGGGGATTACCCACCCCACTGCACTTGATAAGGGTGAGGCAaggtgtgagagtgcgtgtgtgtgtgtgtgtgtgtgtgagagagagagtgtgtgtgtgtgcgtgtgtgagagtgagcgtgtgtgtgtgagtgagagagagagagagtgtgagtgtgtgtgtgtgtgtgtgtgtgtgtgtgtaaataggtgtgtgtgaaacaggtaTGTCAGTCTGGCTAAACCCACCCATCAAAGCACACAAAGAAGAAAGGTGTTGCCTCAGCATGACCCTTTGAATGTCAATACAGTCAATGGAGGGACCAACATTTAAGACAGGTAACGTTTAGTACAGGAAAGAGATAGAATctgtcagaaagaaagaaagaaaaagcagaGACAGGAAGCAAGACGAAGAAaacacactttttaaaactcCAGACCAATTTTCAGTGTCAAAGTAAAACCCCATtatgaagaggaagaaaaaaaaagaaaagactgtGATTGGGCCATCACTATACAGATGCCTTAAGGCAATGGTAAGCCTGTGTGTTTAGGATGTCCGGAGACATTGGGTAACATTTTGTTGAGCTGTGAGCCATTTGTAGAGGCATGCAACCAATGGGGGCCTAGTTCTACCTACGGGTCCAATtcatgaatgtatgaatcataTACATGAACCAGGAGTCAAATCCATATATTGTATATTAAGAGTCCTATACATGAACTGGAGTCAGAGCCATGAATTTGGCAACAGAGAGTCAAACCAATGAAACCAGGAGACAAATCCACGACCTTGGAGCCTTACCCCATGACCTTGTAAGGCAGACAACACTCTCAAAATGATCAAATCTTCCCAATGGACTTCCAGAGCTCACAGCGACCCCCATGCACTGAGTGCTATCAGACACACCAGCACGGTCTGGACACAGTTGACCATTAATTACCACATAATTACCATATCCTGCATTCCAGCACGCCTGGCTGCTTACTACAACCTTTCCCATTGCTACAAAGATAACCAAAGGATGCCTGTGACTTCgaagggataaatatatataatgcaAATATATA
This region includes:
- the LOC105901574 gene encoding CCN family member 1-like, with translation MNSLIPLAFLTMASIYMVGASCPAVCRCPSVTPACPPGVSAVPDGCGCCRVCAAQLNQDCSAARPCDHHKGLECNYGNDAASTWGVCRAKLEGRSCEFGGRMYQNGEGFRVGCKHQCTCVDGAVGCAPLCTNQLPLASPDCPYPSLVRVPGQCCFSVECHKGALPPLLPPKQKQKPRPKQHQNQIHHDDHSQTQYRVDDNRVSNNVADRVVNWADEQGYKHLPVWSPAQRCVVQTTDWSACSSSCGMGVSSRITNGNAQCKLQKETRLCNIRPCSSLDIPPKKGKKCSRTRKSPEPVRFSYAGCRSVRLYRPNYCGVCVDGRCCQPTRARTVLVPFQCQGGERVERAVMFVQSCRCSDDCGHLNEAALPPKRWMYGDTHKFLD